From the Armatimonadota bacterium genome, the window CTTCATGGGGCATGTACCACCCAACGGTGTGGGACTGGGGGTTGTATCTGGGAACCATCGGTTTCTTTACCTTCATGATGTTCCTGTTTGTGCGTTTCGTGCCGATGATTTCCATCTTCGAAATGCGCGACCTGCTGCACCAGACCGACAGACATCATCCAGCCGCTGCTACTACCGCTGCAGCAACGCCGGTAGCCCATATGGAGGTGACACCATGAGCGTGCCCTTGCATGGCATCATCGCCGAGTACGAAAGCGCGGAGGAACTGCTGCACGCGGCAAATCGCGCCCGGGAAGCGGGTTATACCCGAATGGACGCCTACTCGCCCTTCCCGGTGCACGGTCTCTCCGAAGCCATTGGCTTCGAAGATCACAAAGTGCCCTGGGTGGTGTTCCTTTCAGGCGTTGTCGGCGCTGTCGCAGGCTTCTCACTGCAGTATTATATCTCGGTGGTCGATTATCCATTAAACATAGGAGGACGCCCGTTCCTGAGCTGGCCGTCCTTTATTCCTGTCACTTTCGAGACCACCGTTTTGTTCGCGGCGTTTGGTGCGTTTATCGGGATGCTAGCGCTGAACGGGTTGCCACAACCTTATCACCCCGTCTTCAACGCGCCACGCTTCGAGCGGGCGTCGCAGGACAGGTTCTTCCTGTGCATTGAAGCCAGCGACCCCCTGTTTGACCGTGTAAAAACACGGCAGTTTCTGGAGAACACGGGCGCGAGGCTGGTATCGGAGGTGGAGGAGTAGACAAATGATCTGTTCATCCCGTTCCGTGCGCCGGTTGGTTTCGCTCACCGCGGCGACCCTCGCTGTCGCCACGCTGGCTGGATGTCACATCGACATGTGGCATCAGCCCAAGTTCAAAGCACAATCGGCGAACCCTTTCTTCCCGGACGGTAAGACCGACCGACCGCTGGTGGCGAACACCGTGCCGGTAGGCTACCTGCGCGACAACGAGGCATACTACACAGGCAAGGTAGCGAACAAGCCAGTAGCACAACTGCCAATGCCTGTTACCCGAGACCTGTTACAGCGAGGACAGGACCGCTACAATGTCTTCTGCCAGCCCTGTCACGGCAAGGTGGGTGATGGGCAGGGGATGATCGCGCAACGTGGGCTGGCTCTGCGTCGTCCTCCGGCTAGCTTCCACACCGACCGTCTACGCGCGATGCCGGTGGGATACTTCTACGATGTGATCACCAACGGCTTCGGGGTGATGTACAGCTATGCCTCGCGCATTCCACCAGAGGACCGCTGGGCTATCGCTGCATACGTGCGCGTGCTGCAACTGAGCCAGTACGCCCGAACCAGTGAACTGACACCAGAAGACCTGCGCAAACTGCAGGAGAGCATGAACTCCACAAGCAGCACGGAGAGCAAACCATGAACCCGGTAGAAGAGACCTATCAACGATTCGCACGCCTGCGCCAGACCGCGCTGACGGTAGGTATCGTCGCACTGCTCATCAGTGCAGCGGGATTCGGCATGGCTGGCAAGACACAATTCTTCCAATCCTATCTGTTCGCTTACATAGTGTGGATGTGCCTGACGCTGGGGCTGTTTGGACTAACTCTGCTACACCACACCGTGCGCGGAAGCTGGGGGCTGCCGATACTGCGCTTTCTGGAAGCTGGGGCGGCGGCGTTGCCGCTGATGCTGGTGCTGTTCCTGCCCGTTCTGGTAGGGCTGCC encodes:
- a CDS encoding membrane protein, yielding MSVPLHGIIAEYESAEELLHAANRAREAGYTRMDAYSPFPVHGLSEAIGFEDHKVPWVVFLSGVVGAVAGFSLQYYISVVDYPLNIGGRPFLSWPSFIPVTFETTVLFAAFGAFIGMLALNGLPQPYHPVFNAPRFERASQDRFFLCIEASDPLFDRVKTRQFLENTGARLVSEVEE